A region of the Bacteroidota bacterium genome:
CATGGCTAAAAATGGCTATTCCCCCTTATTAATTCAAGCAATGTCTGAGATCTATGAGTGGGATATCAATTTTTTTGCGATTAATAAGGGAGATAAATACAAGCTTGTATACGAGCAAACTCAAGTGGAAGGAGAGTTTGTTGGAATAGGGAAAATTATTTCCGCCTGGTTTGAATATGCACAGGAAGATTATTATGCATTTTATTTTATTCAGGGCGAAAGAGATGATTACTATGATGATCAGGGAAAAAACCTGAGGAAAATGTTACTTCGTGCACCATTGAAATATTCACGAATAAGTTCAGGCTTTTCAAATAGTCGTATGCATCCAATCTTAAAAAGATATCGTCCTCATCATGGAGTTGATTACTCTGCTGCCTCAGGAACTCCCATTGTTAGTGTAGGAGATGGAGTGGTTATTTTTGCAGCCTATTCAGGAGGTGCTGGTAACATGGTGAAAATTCAACATAATGGAACTTACACAACAGGCTATTTGCACCTTTCTCGTTATGGAAAGGGAATTAGAAAAGGAGCCAAGGTTAAGCAAGGAGATGTGATTGGTTATGTTGGGTCTACAGGACTTTCAACGGGTCCTCATCTCGATTATCGAATATGGAAAAATGGCTCGGCTATCAATCCACTAACATTAAAACTTCCACCAGTTGA
Encoded here:
- a CDS encoding peptidoglycan DD-metalloendopeptidase family protein, with protein sequence MNINKPKVFIPIIIAAIVLVVLIILLIPNKQSQEIITVEESDSVIVVKPNMAYGFNIDSFDFLHGTIEPNQIFSSMLSPYGISQAFISELADSAKNIMPLRKIQSGKNYIILLSKDSLESAQYFIYEKNAIDYVVFKLSHPIKIYEDQRAVDTLISTASGVITSSLWADMAKNGYSPLLIQAMSEIYEWDINFFAINKGDKYKLVYEQTQVEGEFVGIGKIISAWFEYAQEDYYAFYFIQGERDDYYDDQGKNLRKMLLRAPLKYSRISSGFSNSRMHPILKRYRPHHGVDYSAASGTPIVSVGDGVVIFAAYSGGAGNMVKIQHNGTYTTGYLHLSRYGKGIRKGAKVKQGDVIGYVGSTGLSTGPHLDYRIWKNGSAINPLTLKLPPVESVADSNLIEFNIVKDSLKKELDKIPTPTYSTE